The genomic DNA CATGGCATCCGTTTAACACAGGATTGGTGAGGACGAGTGTGGGCAATTTGGTACATGCCAATCATGCGCTCTACGCAACAATATGGAGAGAACTCGTTGTCTCATTTGATGGGGGTGAATCGTGGGCACCTGTGCTACGTCGTCCTGAAACGCTTATGAGTCTGATGAAATTTAACGATATGCTCTATGTCAAAGGTGTCCAAGAGACATCGCCGCAACTTTTCCGCGTATCTGCCGAGGATAACGGGTTAGCCCCTGTCCCCGAAATGCCGAGTTTAGTGGTGTCAGACGTTGAAACACTTATCCGTGAAAAATTTGAAAATATCCTTTCGGAACTCGTTCAAGATGAACCTGAGAAAAACGCTGAGGAACGTACGGGATTAACACTTGGAGATCTCGATCTCGATCTCTCTAAGCTCAGCACGGTTGGTAGTCAGACCTTAGAGAAAGGTGTGGTTGAACTCATTCAGGCATATTTCGGGAGTTTTGCTGTCAGCGGTAGCACTTACTATATGGAATATAACCAGCAACTCTTCAGGTGGAAGCCCGGTATGACGGAATGGTTTAATACCGGCTTAGCAGATGCAGGTGAGGCTATTGATTCTGTTGCTGACCTTGAGGATCAGGGTTCCATAGATTTCAAAATCGCTGTCTCAGGCAAAACCGTTTATGTTGGCAAACGGGACGGACACCTCCTTCAATCGTTTGATGAAGGCGACACTTGGAACGATGTCACGACAGCCCTCCCGTTTTCTGTTACGCAATTCAAGGCTATCGGCTTCGCCGGACCAACGCTTTACGTGGCAACCGATAAAGGTGTTATGTATTCAAGCGATGGGACTCGCTGGCACACGGCGATCGATGCAGAAGGCGCACCGCTTGTTATAGAAAAAATGGCAGTTGAGGACACAACCGTATACGGTGCAACTGCGCAACAGATATATCAATTGAAAGAGAATTCAAACACATGGGAACCCGTTACACCGGAAGTTCCGAGCGAGATTAACTCGTTTACTGTTGATGGTAATATACTTTATGTTGGGACGCCTGGGCATGGCGTGCTACGTTTTACGCTGCATTAGTTATCAGTTGTCAGTGCGGTTTTTTCTCCGAAAAAACCTTTCAGTTATCAGTAACAAGAGGTGTTGGAATCACCTAAAACTGTTTAGTGAATCTAAAACCTCTTAACCGATGACTGATAACTGATGACCGATAAAAAATATAAAAAAAGGAGATTTAAAAATGTTAAAGACGATTGGACGCTTAAAAACACATTACCTCAGGTTACACCTACAAGGCAAAACAGTAACGCTTTTGTTCGCCACTTTACTGATGGCGATGAGTTTACAACTGACCCTCCATGCAGGGACATCTCAGTTTCTCTTTGATATGGATGCGATTAAAGATCCGGGCAGTTTGGCGGTGAAACTCGAAGACACGCGCGCACCGGTGTCCCAATGGATCGCATCGCAATTGTCCGAAGATATACAGTGGCTGTTAGTCGGATACGATGGCGTAAGCGATCCGTCTCCGAAACTCCAAGAAGCACTGCTATCAGAGCTGAATCGGCTGCTTCAAGCGGGTCCTCTCTATGATGCGCAAGTGTTCGCTGATATTGAACTCAGCGAAGAGACGCAGGTGCTCATTGCCCAAAATCCGAAAGATGGAGAAGCGTTGGTTCGCCTAAATCGGTGGCTCTTAGCAGATACCTATCCTTATGAATTAGCCTCACTTTCAGGGCAGCAAGATGCTGAGGATGCCAAAGGTATTGCGGCATGCAGGGAAAATTTGAGGCAGATAAAACTGGCACGTGAAAAATATCGAGCTGCCAATGCAGATACAGATCCGCAATGGCTTTCCGAACTTGCCCCAGAATATCTGGATAGCAAAACACTTCTTTGTCCTGCAGATGCGACAGCGGGCGTGCCTGGAGTTTTAACCGAAGGCGCGTCGGATCCAACACTGCCGTGCAGTTATCTCTATGAGATGCGTCCGTCTAAGAAAGGTGATCAGGAAATTCTGTGGATGCAGGAAGGTGATATGACGCCCATCGTTCGGTGTGAACATCATCGCCTCAACTTAAGTGTTGCTGGGAAAATTTATCGAAACGGACCGGAAAGAAATATCTATAATAGCAACAAGACAGAGTTTTCTGCCTTATCTGATTTTTTACGTGACTTACGGTCGCAACACGGAGAGAATTTTCTCAAGACACAAACGGTCAGAGAGGAAATTAAGACAGCGACTGAGACATTGGTACTCAAACACGTGCCGAAGGTGCTCAGTCGCATGGAGGTTAGTATCCTTGAACAAGCTAAGCCGCAGATAGAAGCACAACTTGGAAAAGGTATTCTTGAGACACAAATGGGTATGGAGATCCTCCAACAAGTGACCGTGCAGGTGAGAGATCAAGTTAAGGGACAACTGCAGTCGCAACTTGAAGCGCACCTCGGCGCAGAATTCCTTAAGACAGAAGAGGGCCAGGACATCCTTCAGCAGCTATCGGTGTTGATGTCTCCTTGACGTGCCATTTTGCTTTTCCGAGTTCGGGAGGCGAGGATTGAATCCTCGCCTCCCGAATAAAACCGCAGGAAACCTCATAACTAAAATCTTATAGGTAGCAACTTCGAGTGTAATATACAACGACTATTCCAAAAACGTGAACGGTTCATAAAATAAAAAACCGGAGGAGAAATTATCATGTTAATGACGTTGATTCAAAAAGAGATTATGCATCATATTTTGAGCGTTCGGTTTGTCGCTCTCCTTCTAATGTGTCTTCTGCTGATTCCACTTACGCTTTCTATCGGTTATCGAAATTACCAACAAAACCTTGTGGATTACCAAGAAACCGTCAAATTGGCAAACATCGAGGAAGCAAAGATGAATCCAAAAATGGAACTGAAGCCGGAGTTGGAAGTTTCTAAACTTTTCCTCAAGCCGGCCCCCTTGAGCGTTTTCGCAAACGGATTAGGGGATGCGCTACCGAGTTATCTTGGAATGACGCGCAACGGAATTACACAGGGTGCTCCGGCTTTGGTTTCAGATTCCCTTTCTTATCTTTTGGGCCATCTCGATTTTCTTTTCCTCGTTGGCACTGTTTTCAGTTTGCTTGCACTCCTGTTTACTTTTGATGCCGTTGCTGGTGAAAGAGAGGCGGGAACCCTTCGGATTACGCTATCAAATTCCCTACCGAGGGACCTCTTCCTATGGAGTAAACTGATCGGTGGTTACTTAGTGTTCGTCGTTCCGTTCTTGGTATCGCTGCTTTTTGGTTTACTGATGCTTGTTTGGCAAGGCTTTCCGCTTGGCGAACCCGAAATTTTCCCACGGGTGCTGAGTTTAATCGTTGTCTCGTTACTCTACATCGGGGTATTTTTTGCGATAGGGACGGTAATTTCGACTTATTTAGATAATTCCAAGACGGCACTCATCCTCGCGTTTACCGTCTGGGTATTTGCCGTGTTAATTACACCGCGTGTTGGGTTCCTCGCTGCGAAATTCATCGCCCCGACACAAACATTGCAGAGTGTCTATCTCGAAAAGACTGCCCTCCGCGAGAATTTCAACGCAGAACTTGAAGAAAAGAAACAGAAAATGCATGACGAATTCTGGAAAAGCCGTTCTAACAACCAACCGCAACCTACAAGTGAAGCAGATATTGAAAAGACCCTTGAAGCACATTTCGCGTCGGGTTTTGGTCCAACAAAAGAACTCGACGAACAGGTGAAACCGCTTGTGGAGGAATTTCGACAGAAATTCAAGGAGGGTGCTGACGAGATAGATCGACGTTATAAGCGCGAAAAAGCACGGCAAGAAGCGGTAGGGGAAATCCTTTCACGGGTCACACCAACATCTTCGCTTATTTATCTCACCACAAACCTAACACAGACCGGAAAGACAAAACGAGACAACTACTTTCAAACTGGCGATCGTTATTATGATGCGCTTGATACGGATTGGTTTAGCAAAGTTGTAGATCATGTTTCTATGAGAATTGTGGCAGCATATGATACTGTCCAAATGACACAACCGCCCCCTTTAGAAATCACAACCTTGGGAGAGACGCTTGGTCAATCGATGGTGGACATCCTATTGCTCTGTTTTTTTGCAGTGATATTGACTACCGGGGCGTTTCTGAAATTCTTCCGTTCCGATATTTAAAGCGATCATTACATGCGACGTCAAACACAAACCGAGTGAAACCTAACACTTTTGGGGTTTCCGGGGTTCTATCGGTATGAAGTTGGGTTTCACTGTGTTCTTGAGTGTATAGGACGACATGTCAGATTTGATGTGTCTTTGAAACCCTGCAGTTGTCTTCTGAGTTCCGTTCAACCCAACCTACGGACGCTGATCTAAAACTACTATTCCGAAGTATGGAGTGGTTAATTAATAAAAAACAGAGGAGAAATTACCATGTTAATGACGAGGACACCAAAAGGTATGAAATTGATAGTTGTTGGACTGAGTGTTTTTCTCTTTACTTTCTCTGCATGGGCAGGTAAGTTTTTGGAGAAATTTGATGACCGAGATTTAGAGGCGTGGCGAGAATTAATTAGGCTTGATTCAGATATCGGGCGAACTTCTTGGGAAGTCGTTGAGGGTACGCTTGAAGGTGCCACGCGTTCCGCACTGATCCGTTTACTCACGATGGGGAACGAGAGATGGAGCAATTATGACTTTGAATTTGATGTCAAGCCTCTGGAAAAACACAATGAGGGTAACATTACGATTGCAGCACGGGTTAAGGGAAACCGAACGATCATCTGCATAATTGGTGACGGTCCCAGGTTCGCTAAACCGGGAGAAGGAATCCCAGCTGTGCCTGAACCCATGGCGACATGTATGGGTGGGAATTTTCACAGTGCTACAGGCATGCGGATTTTTGCACAGGCACCGAGTCCACTTTTGAAATTAAATAAGTGGTCGAATCTGAAGGTGAGCGTCCATGGCGATACCCTAACTTTCTGGATTAACGGAAAGGCGGTTTTGGGACCGGTAGTTATGGAGCCGAAGGAAGGCACACTGCCTCTTCTGAGAGGTAAAATCGGCGTAGGGCTCGCAAATTATACAGCGAGGTTTGACAACCTCGCCATTACCGGTGGTAGTGTCAGAGATAACGGGGGGTTCTCTGTATCACCAAATGCGAAAATCGCAACGACATGGGCAAGTCTAAAGCAGTTCTAATACCATTTCTAAAAATTTACATCGCATTAGCCACATCTTTCACCCAAACCCGGTAGGTGCCTAAGTCCTAAAAATTGATTAGTGATAGCCAAATCAATTCGGGAAAAGGTAGAGAAAAACCCAATTTTGACTTTTACAAAAGATCAAAGGATAAAAAAATAGCGGAGAAATTACGATGCTAATGACATTGATTCAAAAAGAGATTATGCACCACATTTTGAGTGTCCGGTTTGTTGCGCTGCTGTTAATGTGCCTTTTGCTGGTGCCACTGACCCTTTCGATCAATCATCGAAGGTATAGCCAGAACCTGGTGGACTACCAAGAGTCGATTAAACGCGAACAGGCAGAAGCGAAAGAAAATCCGCCGAATGCGCAGGACCCGAACACGGAGGTTTCCAAGTTGTTCCTCAAACCTACACCTTTGAGCGTGTTTGCGAACGGTTTAGAGGATGCGCTGCCGACCTATCTTGGCATGACGCGTAATGGGGTCCGGCAAGGTTCAGCAGGCGTTTCTCAAGCCTCCGTTGCGTATGTATTGGGCAATCTCGATTTCCTGTTTATCGTAGGGACAGTTTTCAGTCTGTTGGCACTGCTGTTCACGTTTGATGCTGTTGCTGGGGAGCGGGAGGCGGGAACGCTGCGGATAAATCTATCGAATTCCCTGCCGCGAGATGTGTTTTTGTGGAGCAAGTTAATCGGTGGCTACATTGTGTTTGTCGTTCCGTTTTTAGTGTCATTCCTGTTAGGGTTGCTCCTAATCACTTGGCAGGGATTTCCGCTCGGTGAGTTCAAAATTGCACTGCCTGTATTGGGTCTGACGCTGATCTCGTTGCTCTATATTGCTGTATTTTTTGCGATAGGCGTGTTCATTTCAACCTATCTGGATAATGCCAAGACCGCGCTGATTGTCGCTTTCACGTTTTGGGTGTTTGCGGTGTTGATCGTGCCACGCGGCGCGTTTGTGGTGGCTAAACTCGTTTCACCGACCCGGACACAGCAGGCGGTTTATATGGAAAAAACGATACTTCGTAATAACTTGAGTAAAGATAAGGATGAAAAAATTGGCGAAAAAATGGCTGAAGCGTTCGCGAGTAGTGAAGGTATTGCTATTCGCTCAGACGACACAGCATTCCAAGAAAGAATGGATAAACTCAGAAAACCGATTGAGGAGCAGTTTCGACGGGCGTTTCAGAATCAAACGGACAAGATTGATAGGGACTATCAGCGTGAGAAGGATCGGCAAGAACAAGTTGGAGAGACCCTTTCTCGGATCGCGCCAACCTCTTCTCTGAGTTATATTGCGATAAATCTAACGCAAACGGGTAAGTTGAAAAGGGACGGCTACTTTCAAACGGGTGAGCGGTACTACAGCCAACTTGATGACTCGTATTTCAGCGAAGTTTCCGACGATGCACTGGCACAGATTCTGCAGATAGCGAATCGGATGACTGATTCTTCTGAATCCGAAACAGACAAAATTCCACCGCCGCCAACCTTGACGGAGCCTTCTTTATCGGACACGTTGCGTCGCTCTGCAGTAGACGTGTGCTTGCTCGGTTTTTTCGCGGTGGCGTTTACGGCGATAGCATTCCTAAAATTCTTCCGTTCTGATATTTGATACGGTTGGATATCATGTATGCTGCTATGTTTGCTCCAGGCCCGGTAGTATCGTCCCGTAGGTTGGGTTGAACGGATGCTCCCAAAACGCTGAAAAGGAACACAAGGCTCAGCCTGCACCATAGACGGCATCTCAAACAGAAAATTGAGAGAAACCCAACACCTTTGCGGTTTCCGGGCACCTGAGGGTATCAAGTTGGGTTTCACTGCGTTTTTGGATGTATAGGACGACAGGTTGGATTTGAGGGTATTGGCACACCGACATATACCTTTTCAACACCGTTCAACCCAACCTCTCGAAGAGGTTTTAACCACGATAGAGATCGCATCGAAAGGAAAATTATTATGAAATTTGTGTCTATTGTAGCAATCCTTTTTCTCTTCACCTCCTCTGTATGGGCAGGGACGTTTGTAGAAACCTTTGGTGATGGTGATCTGGAAGGATGGAAGGAACTCGTCCAGTTGAATAAAGCCCCTGGTTCTTGGGAAATTGTTGGCGATGAACTGCACGCCATAAGCCGTGAAACGTTTATACGTTTACTTACGACCGGAGATAACACATGGGAAGACTACACCGTTGAGTTTGATATCAAGCCGCTTAAGAAACACGGTATTTCCAGTATCTCGATTGCTGCACGGGTTAAGGGGACATGGGTAGTTTACTGCAGTGTTGAGGATTTAGTGGTTATAATCGATGATAAACCTCCAGTTCACCAACCACGAATAGTTTGTGTAGTAGGCAATTTACACGGTGTATCATTCGCATCTCTCCACGATGCTCGACATCCACTCTTAAAGTTGAACAAATGGTCACATTTAAAATTAAGTGTCCAAGGCGATAGCTTCACCTTTTGGATTAATGGGGAGCAGGTTATGGAACCTACGAAACTTCAGATTTTCAGAGAAGTTGCGGTTTTTAAGGACTTTCCTGACTTTCTGACAGGTGGTGTAGGCTTCGGTCTCTCGAATTATACGGCGCGTTTCGATAATATTACGATCACCGGCGATACGATTCCAAACAGCGGTGGGTTCACCGTAACATCCCAAGACAAACTCGCGACAACTTGGGGAAACTTGAAGCGGTTTTAATTTCAACAAAAATCACATCTAAAGGGGAATCTCTATGAAATGTGTGAGTATTATAGCAACTCTTTTTCTTCTCACCTTCTCTGTATGGGCAGGGAGGTTTGTCGAAACCTTTGATGATGACTTAGCCGACTGGCAGGAACTTAACGCGCATAATGCTGTACCCGGCTCATGGGAAATCATTGATGCGGAACTTGAGATGACAAATCCTGGAGGGGGTGCCCGTTTTTTTACGACAGGGGACGAAACGTGGCAAGATTACAGTATCGAGGTTAATGTGAAACCGCTCGAAAAACGCGGACCCGGAAATATCGGGATTCTTGCACGGGTTAAAGGAAACCGGGCAGTTTGGTGTCTGGTGAGTGACCTCTTCTTAAACGATCCTGAATCAAAAGTGATGTGTATCAGTCGCGACTTTAATGAAAAAGTACACGAAGCACTGTACATAAAACGTCACAGACTTTTAAGATTGAATAAATGGTCTAAACTCAAATTGAGCGTCGGTGGAGACCACTTCACTTTCTCGATAGATGGAAAAAAAATAACGGAAACAGGAGATCCTTTTATCCTTTTACATCGTGGTGAAGAACTCATGATAAAGACAAAAGATATTGCATCGCATCCTGCAGGCAGTGCCGGTTTTGGGCTCGCGAACTATACGGCGCGCTTTGATAATATCACGATCACCGGCGATACGATTCCAAACAGCGGTGGATTCGCCGTAAAATCCCAAGGCAAACTCGCGACAACTTGGGGAAACTTGAAGCGGTTTTAATCTTAAGTGAAATCACATCGAAAGGAGAATCTCTATGAAGTGTGTGAGTATTATGGCAATCCTTTTTCTGCTCACCTTCTCTGTATGGGCAGGGAGGTTTGTCGAAACCTTTGATGGTAAGAAACTTCGAGAGTGGAAGGAGCTTGTCCAGCATAATGCTGCTCCGGGTTCTTGGAAGATTATTAATGGCGAACTCGAGGCAATAAGCCGTGGAAATGCAACCCGTTTGCTCACGCTTGGGGATGAAACGTGGCGAAATTACATTGTTGAACTGAATGTAAAGCCTCTCAGAAAACATGGTCCCGGAAACATCGCAATTGCCGCCCCGATTCAGGGAACCTGGTTGATGTACTATGTAATTGGGGACCTTCCTTTTCTCGGACGTGAATCCATGGCTACGGCGATCGCTGGCAATTTTCACCTGAATAAATCTGTCTTTTTTAGTTTTGAACCCAGTCCATTTTTTGACGTAAACAAGTGGTCAATTCTGAAGTTGAGCGTTTATGGAAATACTTTTAACCTCTCAGTTAACGGTAAACAGCTTTTTAAAACTATAGGAGGCATCCCTATCCCATGGGCTAAAGTATTTCAAGTGATTGATCCGGAATTCCCCGACTTCCAAACAGGTGGGGTTGGCTTTGGTCTCACAAATTATACAGCGAGATTCGATAATATTACCATTACTGGCGAGGGAATTCCAGACAGAGGCGGGTTATCAGTAATGCCAAGAGCCAAACTTGCAACAACGTGGGGCAGTTTGAAGCGATTTTAGAAAAATTTCGCAAATGTAGGGCGAGGTTCTTACGCTTTACCATTTGTTGATCGGTAGGCGAGGTTTAATCACCTCGCCTTTTTTCTGTTACTGATGTGTGATTTTTCCGCTTACACCATAGGTATCAATTTAGGGATTTTTCACGGTATTTTAGAACAGTTATTATACACATGCCGCCCTTACAGGGCTTGGGTCTTTGTTTGAGACCACTTCTATAAACATGACGTCCCTACGGGACTGAAGAGGTTTTTGAAGTCTTCAAGGTTTTCGCGTAGAATCCGGTTCGGTTGGGAAACCGAACCTACCGGTTTGGGGTCGCGAGGGTTATTTTTTCTTGACATCTATGGTGATTTTTTCCGCTTGTTCCTATTTACAATGTATCTATAATTGCGATTAGAAAAAATAATGCAACCTTTCAATATTCGGAATTCGTCACTTTAATTAAAAGATGGAGATGGACGCTTCCGGGGGGCTTGTCATGAAACAGAAGGATGCCGAACTCATTCAACGGATATTAGCGGGTGATCAGGACGCATTTACGCCGTTGGTCAACAAATATCAGAAAGGGGTTCACGCGTTGGCGTGGCGCAAAATTGGGGACTTTCACATCGCACAAGAGATTACGCAGGACGCGTTTCTTAAGGCATATCAGAAACTCGGAACCTTGAAAAGTTACGAGTTGTTTGGCGGCTGGCTTTACGTGATTGCGTCAAATTTGTGTCTCGACTATCTCCGAAAGAATCCCCCACCGGAACAATCCTTGGAAGTTACCGATGTAAGCGAGGTGAATCAAGTGTCATATTCTCGATACATAACAGGAAAGCAGGCAGCAGAAGCGGATGCGTCACGTCGTGAAGTCGTCAAGAAACTGCTCCAAAAACTGCCAGAGAGCGAAAGAACGGTGATGACGCTGCATTATCTCGGAGAGATGACGATTAAAACGATCAGTGAGTTCCTCGGCGTATCCCCGAACACTGTCAAAAGCCGGCTCAGTCGGGCGCGGAACCGTTTGAAGAAGGAGGAAGACATGATCCGACAAAACCTCGGCAGTTTCCAACTGCCTGCGAACTTAACAGAGACCATCATGCGAGAAGTCTCGCGTCTTGTTCCCGCTGCACCTGCTGCGAGTAAACCTGTATTGCCGTGGGCAGTCTCAGCAGCGTCTGCCGTTTTGATTTTTCTGCTGATGGGTGTTGGTGCACAATACCTTTCGCGTTTCCAGAAACCGTACAATCTAAACGCCACATCGGAGCCGACGGTTGATCTTATTGAGGCACTTTTTGTTGTGGATACGCCTGCGAAGCCTGCTGTTCGGAATCAGGCAGGGCATTCCGCTATGCCGGGTAGAAATCCAGGGGCAGGTCGGCAGCCCGAGGCACGACTCTTCGCCGCAGCAGCAGTAGATGAAGCGGAGGTTGTAACCCCGACACCACAGTGGGCGAGAACCAAAGGTCCGGAGGGCGGTATCGTCAATACCCTCTTTACGACGAATGCTGGTGATATTTACGCAGGGACCCCTTCCAGCCTCTATAAACTCACAGCGGATTCCGGCGCATGGAAACACGTCAACACGTGGAGTGCGAGTTCTCTTAACCTCCAAGACTGGATAGTAGGTGCGATACAGATGACAGAGCACGGTGATAGGCTCTATCTCGCCACGGATACTGAAATATTAGCATCCAAAGATAAGGGGGAGACATGGAATGTGTTAGGTGTCCATCCAGAAGGAGGATCCAGAGGCTTTGCGGTAACCGACTCTGGGTTTTATCTCGCACTTATGGAGGGTGTTTACTATTCCAAAGATGGCAAGGCATCGTGGGTAGTGCTGAAAGATGGTATGGCAGCAGAGAAGGTTCGCGCACTTGCTGCCGTTGAAAATACGGTGTTTGCTGGCACGGATAGTGGACTTTATCGGCTCAATGCTGAGATGTGGGAACTTGTATCCGTGGGTCCGGTAGATAAACATGGAGAAAAACCTATAATCCATGCTATGGCTGCTTCAAAACATCGACTCTATGTTGCAGCCGGAAGAGAAGTTACAACGGGGTTTGGGGCACAATTGAAAACAATAATAACTGGCGGTGACTGGTGGTCGCTTTACCGTTCAACGGATTTGGGGGAGACATGGTATGACATAGATCCGAGAGAAAGGACGGAGAATGAGAGGAAACAAAAAGGTGGATTTTCGATTCAATTCCCGGTACGTGGTAAAGATTCGACACAAATGGATTTCACTTACTCGAAGGTCAAGATAATTACGGCAGAAGGGAGGGTTATGTTAGCGGATTCAAGAGAGCTTTTCTATTCAGTTAACGCAGGTGAGACTTGGCTGTCTTTAGATTTAAAGGATAGATCAGCCGGCGTTAACAACCTTGCGCCACCTATTGTGATGTTGGATGCGAATACCTTCTACATAGGCACACAATCTGGGGTCCATCGCACAACCGATGCGGGTGAATCGTGGGATCAATTTAATACCGGACTCGCTGGCACGACTGTTATGTATTTATTCGCTCTTGATGGCAAACTTTA from Candidatus Poribacteria bacterium includes the following:
- a CDS encoding ABC transporter permease, with translation MLMTLIQKEIMHHILSVRFVALLLMCLLLIPLTLSIGYRNYQQNLVDYQETVKLANIEEAKMNPKMELKPELEVSKLFLKPAPLSVFANGLGDALPSYLGMTRNGITQGAPALVSDSLSYLLGHLDFLFLVGTVFSLLALLFTFDAVAGEREAGTLRITLSNSLPRDLFLWSKLIGGYLVFVVPFLVSLLFGLLMLVWQGFPLGEPEIFPRVLSLIVVSLLYIGVFFAIGTVISTYLDNSKTALILAFTVWVFAVLITPRVGFLAAKFIAPTQTLQSVYLEKTALRENFNAELEEKKQKMHDEFWKSRSNNQPQPTSEADIEKTLEAHFASGFGPTKELDEQVKPLVEEFRQKFKEGADEIDRRYKREKARQEAVGEILSRVTPTSSLIYLTTNLTQTGKTKRDNYFQTGDRYYDALDTDWFSKVVDHVSMRIVAAYDTVQMTQPPPLEITTLGETLGQSMVDILLLCFFAVILTTGAFLKFFRSDI
- a CDS encoding DUF1080 domain-containing protein, which codes for MLMTRTPKGMKLIVVGLSVFLFTFSAWAGKFLEKFDDRDLEAWRELIRLDSDIGRTSWEVVEGTLEGATRSALIRLLTMGNERWSNYDFEFDVKPLEKHNEGNITIAARVKGNRTIICIIGDGPRFAKPGEGIPAVPEPMATCMGGNFHSATGMRIFAQAPSPLLKLNKWSNLKVSVHGDTLTFWINGKAVLGPVVMEPKEGTLPLLRGKIGVGLANYTARFDNLAITGGSVRDNGGFSVSPNAKIATTWASLKQF
- a CDS encoding ABC transporter permease, translated to MLMTLIQKEIMHHILSVRFVALLLMCLLLVPLTLSINHRRYSQNLVDYQESIKREQAEAKENPPNAQDPNTEVSKLFLKPTPLSVFANGLEDALPTYLGMTRNGVRQGSAGVSQASVAYVLGNLDFLFIVGTVFSLLALLFTFDAVAGEREAGTLRINLSNSLPRDVFLWSKLIGGYIVFVVPFLVSFLLGLLLITWQGFPLGEFKIALPVLGLTLISLLYIAVFFAIGVFISTYLDNAKTALIVAFTFWVFAVLIVPRGAFVVAKLVSPTRTQQAVYMEKTILRNNLSKDKDEKIGEKMAEAFASSEGIAIRSDDTAFQERMDKLRKPIEEQFRRAFQNQTDKIDRDYQREKDRQEQVGETLSRIAPTSSLSYIAINLTQTGKLKRDGYFQTGERYYSQLDDSYFSEVSDDALAQILQIANRMTDSSESETDKIPPPPTLTEPSLSDTLRRSAVDVCLLGFFAVAFTAIAFLKFFRSDI
- a CDS encoding DUF1080 domain-containing protein; amino-acid sequence: MKFVSIVAILFLFTSSVWAGTFVETFGDGDLEGWKELVQLNKAPGSWEIVGDELHAISRETFIRLLTTGDNTWEDYTVEFDIKPLKKHGISSISIAARVKGTWVVYCSVEDLVVIIDDKPPVHQPRIVCVVGNLHGVSFASLHDARHPLLKLNKWSHLKLSVQGDSFTFWINGEQVMEPTKLQIFREVAVFKDFPDFLTGGVGFGLSNYTARFDNITITGDTIPNSGGFTVTSQDKLATTWGNLKRF
- a CDS encoding DUF1080 domain-containing protein, which codes for MKCVSIIATLFLLTFSVWAGRFVETFDDDLADWQELNAHNAVPGSWEIIDAELEMTNPGGGARFFTTGDETWQDYSIEVNVKPLEKRGPGNIGILARVKGNRAVWCLVSDLFLNDPESKVMCISRDFNEKVHEALYIKRHRLLRLNKWSKLKLSVGGDHFTFSIDGKKITETGDPFILLHRGEELMIKTKDIASHPAGSAGFGLANYTARFDNITITGDTIPNSGGFAVKSQGKLATTWGNLKRF
- a CDS encoding DUF1080 domain-containing protein; the protein is MKCVSIMAILFLLTFSVWAGRFVETFDGKKLREWKELVQHNAAPGSWKIINGELEAISRGNATRLLTLGDETWRNYIVELNVKPLRKHGPGNIAIAAPIQGTWLMYYVIGDLPFLGRESMATAIAGNFHLNKSVFFSFEPSPFFDVNKWSILKLSVYGNTFNLSVNGKQLFKTIGGIPIPWAKVFQVIDPEFPDFQTGGVGFGLTNYTARFDNITITGEGIPDRGGLSVMPRAKLATTWGSLKRF
- a CDS encoding sigma-70 family RNA polymerase sigma factor, which translates into the protein MKQKDAELIQRILAGDQDAFTPLVNKYQKGVHALAWRKIGDFHIAQEITQDAFLKAYQKLGTLKSYELFGGWLYVIASNLCLDYLRKNPPPEQSLEVTDVSEVNQVSYSRYITGKQAAEADASRREVVKKLLQKLPESERTVMTLHYLGEMTIKTISEFLGVSPNTVKSRLSRARNRLKKEEDMIRQNLGSFQLPANLTETIMREVSRLVPAAPAASKPVLPWAVSAASAVLIFLLMGVGAQYLSRFQKPYNLNATSEPTVDLIEALFVVDTPAKPAVRNQAGHSAMPGRNPGAGRQPEARLFAAAAVDEAEVVTPTPQWARTKGPEGGIVNTLFTTNAGDIYAGTPSSLYKLTADSGAWKHVNTWSASSLNLQDWIVGAIQMTEHGDRLYLATDTEILASKDKGETWNVLGVHPEGGSRGFAVTDSGFYLALMEGVYYSKDGKASWVVLKDGMAAEKVRALAAVENTVFAGTDSGLYRLNAEMWELVSVGPVDKHGEKPIIHAMAASKHRLYVAAGREVTTGFGAQLKTIITGGDWWSLYRSTDLGETWYDIDPRERTENERKQKGGFSIQFPVRGKDSTQMDFTYSKVKIITAEGRVMLADSRELFYSVNAGETWLSLDLKDRSAGVNNLAPPIVMLDANTFYIGTQSGVHRTTDAGESWDQFNTGLAGTTVMYLFALDGKLYAFTMNGFVTSTDGGASWIPLAKGVDVNTNKVDKFGGHLYARRINGTTPQILRFSTQDNKLTQIAGMPILIEKVNPMNNDLTNQIEQTSNEAILEALTDAGKQKFEDGKAPNFEDIDLERLDEWQDTMSKVIQEQAAASVKLVLGSFAVSGETYYVEYGQKLFRWKSGETEWYNTGLVDEGEDVFSTLFSDPFDYSRGISMLTNMIDSVGFKIAVSGKTVYVAKRDGHLVQSFDEGDTWKDVRQELPFSFAAFKALTFAGATVYVATDKGVAHSSDGANWHAATDAEGNPLVVEKFAVAGTTVYGTVGQYVYQLKAGSNTWEQVTPEIPDTVFSLAVDGNTLYVGTSSSGVLRFTLDE